catctttgttgttgaacagaaaccttatcagagttttctcctgttcctcagacaattgagatcccaatagcaccttctgctctgctatatcgtcacataagagcatgggcttcggctaatcggccgaagcagctttctcccttctatacttgtattgctcacaagcttcagctccatctatgttatggattgcttttgaatctttccaatttccttcggcctttctggcagcttcctgacttccatgaatggcaataggcccttgctccgaaggtatcttcatgcaaagatatgctggatggagaattgcttcaaaagcattaagagtaccacgaccaatgattgcattgtaagggtactccatgtcaacaatatcaaacacaacttgttcagtccttgtgttgttgataaatccgaaggttaccggcatcgtgatcttgccaagtgctacaatctgcattcctccgaagccacaaaggggatgtgtggcatcatggatcttatcttcgggctcttgcatctgtcagaaggccttagcaaatataatatccgctgcactgcctgtgtcaaccaaaacattgtggaccagaaatcctttgataacacaagagataaccatagcatcattgtgagggtaatccttgagctgaagatcctcttgggagaaggtaatcgggttatgagaccatcttgacttgatgaagggtccttgcacctctacatgttgtacccttctctgtgcctccttcttctgcttcttgttagccggctctgagcatgaaccgcctattatcgggagtacaagcttcggagccgaagcaactctagctttgaacgaagccatcagctcagaaagtggaagtgggttcaccggaggtgggcgccaatgttggggacttgttctcaaatactatgaattaagaacaaggcaacacaaaagaaggTTAAATGGTTAATGCCattcgtcctttgaaacattatttcccttgggatataacgatcttcggacgaaggccatgaaggatacaccttcatcattatgatatatGATAGTGATAATAAAAAACATATAAAATACAAAAGATAGCATAGAcatttatatatcattattaaatcatttctattttattaacacggaaaaatagaaatgacattaaactacaagtgtaccttcggcttgaatgaaagcaaaagtacaagtgtgacgtatccgtgattacaggatcgtgtgaacagtgtcgggatactgttcacctatttataggcacaggatgcaacctgcgcaaaattacatttatgtcctttacaatcaactataatttatgacacaaaacatcatgggtctttaagtcaattcatctttaagtcggttcgacccttcatcttgagatttgtctcTGTACCGAAGCTTTAGagatgatagcttcggcgcttgcttctgagaagacctttcgaaggtgttctttttaggatcttcggctacgaagcatacccccaacaggatGTTTGGATAATTTCTTTATCCAATGCAAGATGTGCATGGGCTTAAAGCTCGGATCTCGATTCCATGTTCTCACTATTTAATCTGTAACATTTTAGTTGTCATATTTCCATCCTAGATCATGCCCTTGTTCAATTGACACAAGCTGATGTACCTTATCCAGTTCGCCTGTTCTTAAGGATCGCCATGTTActttatcaacctaacctaggaaaggCATGTCCGACCATTTTTTTGAGTTtcatgcctttggtttcctcatatctatcgaaggcataccaacttaattttATAATTGTTTTTCCTCTGTATCTAATTAgctactaatccttgaccttgtaatctctatgatgggcatagaaatatgcttgggactgaattaaccgtctcccatcgtactcattTATcaacaagtttaggttatggccatgccttgttcatttcatcgggccatgatctatttggctctctacttgtaaccattcttacaggtggagtatctctttgcatattgtcacccttgctcaaCCTATTGGTGTggcgcgagatttcttattggttacgtctggtattggcgttatgactaaaattgatgatgtcgcgccaaaaccgagggcctcctgtggatgcaTACACATGGATGCGCTGCTTGGCACGCGCTAGTATCAcggttagtagttgtaatccattatgagactatgtcaatgcgttatcttggcacaatatgtttttgctacgtgagattcgttattggtgccagttcggtaatggtgtcatggttaatgacttatggtgccgcagcgaaactgagagcctcctgtgaatgcgcacacatgattttgctgcttggcgcatgccgataccaaggtctctggtcatgatccattgtggaactacactgatgtgttatctcccTTAGATcttttccttgaaacaatttctatgttgtttgtcaagtgatcaagcaacgtccatcatctctgttggatcaaaacTGGCATACCACTTTtatgtgtggtctcttttcttttgatcttggtagtgtctacttatacaagttccctttacatcctttgtgtaaaggtgaagccttggagctttatagtgttggaaaacaactgattagctctcaaaatagagattgactttcccctgctgctgagatgcaggagtttgttcattcgctctcttatttaatccatgtattcccaaaCCAAGTCATTTCATCTcacatgaagaaacggatgaacaacatgacccgATGGCTTTCTGCCCAAGTGCATGATCAACTGTTAACAAGagagaactctcaacccttggcttaccgatggtactgagaggacttgctcaataTCAAAAATAGTTCAACAAGTTGATTTTACTAACTTGTAGCTACATtatgaacaaaggttgagtttagagatcgttttatcgagttatctaaactcactttggttcgacCCATCCTAAGGAAGTGTTTataagaatcgagattaagtcgaCCAGTATCCACCTAATCATcactctagtcatgcctcgatcgtctcatgtgtgcttttccagcatttgtgatcaagtcgagccatgcCTAATGCTTGATAAAATGGATTAGACACAAAGTCAGCATttacagatccctccgctggtgattttctcGAGTCTATATCACCATTCAGGGACTTGGATTCTCGGGCTAACACGAGTTAATTGTGATGTTAtttgacattcacacccgtctcgtgtgctacgaacttaccgtgaccacttgttggtaaacctcttttgtgtgttttacccaagaggttgcatttggttctgtttgggtaaagttgcatatctaccgctcgcccaatagactcagatagtatagtgtcatcagaaaaagcaaactgcgcaCATAGAACCATATGTGTTCTTCTTGCAGGCATTGTCTCTATTGTtggacatctctaaattagcctaaggtGATGCATGTTATGTTCACTAGAGAAATAAACATCCTGAGACACCCGCCTTTATTTGGAAATGTCTCAcgattagagcatctccaacaacgtgacctataaaaatggcctataatttgaaaataagtatattttatagaatttagggcaccaacaaaacacctcgctccaacagtaaagccctaaatctagattatagggcagcccactacggtgtagtatatttgagtcacttgggagggtgccctatagttttttgacaaaaaattatgaaatagagcactgttggagtagtttttcctgtgtagagccccatatttcaatttgaggcactagtttgaggcattgttggagatgctcttatcgctgatatggacatgggttacatgcttctctactcttagaagtctttcgttccgaatctcgggacgagattcttttaaggggggagggatgtaacacccctggtgtttatattccgctcgacaacaagtatggatttaagcacgtaatatcagtggataaaacggatgctatattttaatcatcttcgcctattgcgattttaatatcgcatctattttgtctgtcgcgagttcgacattgtttttatttttttatctatccggtctcttcctaaattttcgtgatgttcggaacatagttgttctGGAGATCGGCGAGTCTGGTGATTATTTATTATTCATCGCTCGCGCAAATACGATTTTGGAAATTTAGTCCAGTCCTCCGATTGCATCCCAAACAAATTAAGTAGAACTCAACGACAAAAGCATTAACACAAAATTAAATTGGATCAAGATAATTAGAGCTGATATTGGGTATACATAATTCATCTATTTCCCTGTTCTGACTGTGGATAAAATTTTCTGGTTCCAAATCAAATCTAGCACAGTCTAAAACCGCGAAGATAATGACGTAGTCTAGTGCCAGTTTAAAATTAATCGAATAATGCGGCTTGGAAACGTCACCGATCTAATTCGCTCTTGTTCAAGCAATATCTACGAATCCGGTAGCGACAATATTAAGGATAGGCTGTTAAAATGATCTAAACCCAAACTAAACAAAACCAAAATAATTGTCAGCCGATTCGATTTCCTATTTCAAAGTCCAAGAAAATAATATGTGTAGCCCCAAATGTTGTTGTGATCTGTTCGGATTCTCTCTTGCCCAAATCATAAACCTAGAACTCAGATTAGATTTTCGCGGCTCGTGTTGCAATAATTTGGATTAGCATGTGTTTGGATTGAAAGAAAATGAGAAGGAAATTTTACTTTCCCTTGCTCACGTCGACCACAAGGCTTTTAGCCTTTTCATTTGGCAGTCTTATCTCCTAGAGATTTTTCCATCCGATGCCTCTTCTTGTCCCCTCTCCTCTCCATTTCTTACGTAACGCAGGCACTCATCTCCTTGGGATATTTCTAGCCACCGCCCAGTCTTCATCTTCTTCCCCACGGGCGTCCTCCCTAGTTCCAAGTCTCTTTCTGCCAATCGCCCATAGCACCCAGCCGCTTGGCCTCCCTGGTACTCGCTCTCCCTCAGTGCTCTGGCTCCTGCTTCCCTCGCCAGCGCGCTCCAATCCCCTGCACGCGGAGCTTCTCCTCTGCCAGTGCTCCTCCATGTGTGCACGGTCCATCGCTCTCGCGTCGCTCGGTCTGCGCGTCCCTGCGTCCGGATCCTCTCCCTCCAGCTCGGCGCCCATCCATGCTGCGTCGCCCTCTCTCTCATCTCCAAGCCGAGACCCTCGCCGTGAAGCTTCCATGTGGCCGCGCGTACTCCCTCTGCTTCTCCCTCGTGGCGCTCAACCTTGCCGAGCTTCCTTGCCATGGCTCTTCCACAGCCCGGCTCTGCCCCATCGTCGATCGCCCATCTCCATGGTCGCGCGCCCTCCAGTTCTATGGCCGTGCCGCGCGTCCTGGAGCTCACCGCGCCCGGCCAAGCTCCCCTGTGCACGCCCAGCCACTCCTCTCTCCCTTGCAGCGCGCGTCCCTCTGCTTGCCAAAGCACCAGCTCGGTCGCTCCGTTCGTGCTTCCGCGGAGGCCGCAGCTCTTCCTCTGGTGCGCGCGCCCCATCTCCCTGGTGCTCGGCCAGCTCACCCATGGCGCGCCGTGCTCCTCTGCTCTCCCCGCCGGCCCGAGCTCCCTATGGCGTGCATCTCCCTGGCAAaagctctctcttccctctcccatgGCGCGTCTCGAGCTCCACCTCGGGTCGTcgtctccgagctcgaccccaaactgTTGTGCGTCCTATCCTATCTCCGAGTCGAggttcctgaaagtcgcctatagagggtgaatagggtgaatctgaaatttacaaacttaagcacaaactacaagccaggttagcgttagaaatagaaacgagtccgatagagagggcgcaaaacaaatcgtgagcgaataaagagcgagacacgatgatttgttttaccgaggttcgatttttgtaaacctaatccccgttgaggtggtcacaaaaactggatctctttcaaccctttccctctctcaaacggtcaattagaccgagtgagcttctcttctcaatcaaacgaaaCACTAAGTTccctcaaggaccaccacacaattggtgtctcttgccttggttacaattgagtttgatcacatgaATGAagggaaaaagaagcaatccaagcgcaagagctcaaatgaacacaacaaatcactctatctaatcactaaagctttgtgtggagttgggagaggatttgatctctttggtgtgtcttgtattgaatgctagcccttgtaaggtgtagaagagtggaaaacttggatgccattaaatgtggggtggttgggatatttatagccccaaccaccaaaaatggccgttggaggtGTGCTgtcatatggcgcaccggacagtccggtgcgccaccggacactgttcggtgcgcaagccacgtcagccagccgttagtgttcgaccgttggagctctgacttgtgggccctctgggctgtccagtggtgcaccggacaggtcctgtagactgttcggtgcgccaattgcgcgtgctctgactctgcgcgcactgtagcgcattgaatgcggttgcagtcgaccgttgcgcgcgaattagccgttgctccgctggcacaccggacagtccggtgaattatagcggagcgcccttggaaattcccgaaggtgaagagttcagcctcgagtgccctagtgcaccggacactgtccggtggtgcaccggacagtctggtgcgccagaccagggtgccttccgggttgtcttttgctctcttgtttgaacccttttcttggtatttttattggcttattgtgaacctttggcacctgtagaacttatagactagagcaaactagttagtccaattatttgtgttgtgcaattcaatcaccaaaatcaattaggaaataggtgtaagtctaattccctttcaatctccccctttttggtgattgatgccaacacaaaccaaatcaagtatagaagtgcataattgaactagtttgcataatgtaagtgcaaaggttacttagaattgagccaatataaatactcataagatacacaagaattgtttctttaatttttgacattttggaccacgcttgcaccacatattttgtttttgcaaattcttttgtaaattcttttcaaagtccttttgcaaatagtcaaaggtaaatgaataagttttgagaagcatttacaagatttgacattttctccccctgtttcaaatgcttttcctttgactaaacaaaactccccctcaataaattctcctcttagtgttcaagagggttttaagatattaattttgaaaatattattttctcccccttttgaacacaataagataccaatttgaaaatcattagttttaaaattaggtggtggtgtggtccttttgctttgggctaatacttttctccccctttggcatgaatcgccaaaaacgaatacttagagtgaaatataagccctctgtaaaactactttctcccctttggcaaataaaacatgagtgaagattataccaaagacggagagttgctcggagcgacggcgaaggatgagttatagagtggagtggaagcctttgccttgccgaagactccaattccctttcaatatacttatgacttggtttgaaatatacttgaaaaacacattattcatagcacatgaaagagatatgatcaaaggtatagtaatgagctatgtgtgcaaaaacatcaaaagaaattcctagaatcaaggatattcagctcatgcctaagtttgttaaaagtttgttcatctagtggcttggtaaagatatcggctaattgttccttagtgttaatatatgcaatctcgatatcccccttttgttggtgatcccttaagaaatgataccgaatggctatgtgtttagtgcggctatgctccaccggattatccgccatgtagattgcactctcattatcacatagaagaggaactttagttaatttgtaaccatagtccctaagggtttgcctcatccaaagcaattgcgcgcaacaatggcctgcggcaatatactcggcttcggcggtagaaagagcgacggaattttgcttgtttgaagcccaagacaccagggatcttcccaagaactggcaagtccccgatgtgctctttctattaattttgcaacccgcccaatcggcatcggaataaccaattaagtcaaatgtggattcccgagggtaccaaagcccaaactttggagtataagccaaatatttcaagattcgttttacggccgtaaggtgagcttttgaagcacataaatagagtaaagaacctatcatcgaccggtataccttttgatctacggatttacctcctgtgtcgaggtcgagatgcccattggtttccatgggagtcttgatgggtttggcatccttcatcccaaacttgtttagaatgtcttgagtatacttcgtttggctaatgaaggtgccctcttggagttgcttcacttgaaatcctaagaagtacttcaactcccccatcatagacatctcgaatttttgtgtcatgatcctactaaactcttcacatgtagattcgttagtagacccaaatataatatcatcaacataaatttggcatacaaacaaatcattttcaagtgttttggtaaagagtgtaggatcggcttttccgactttaaagccattagtgataagcaaatctcttaggcattcataccatgctcttggggcttgcttgagcccataaagcgccttagagagtttgtaaatatggttaggatactcactatcttcaaagccgggaggttgctcaacataaacctcttccttgatcggtccattgaggaaggcactcttcatgtccatttggtaaagcttgaagccatggtaagtagaataggctaataatatacgaattgactcaagcctagctacgggtgcataggtttcaccgaaatccaaaccttcgacttgggagtatcccttggccacaagtcgggctttgttccttgtcaccacaccatgctcgtcttgcttgttgtggaagacccacttggttcctacaacattttggttaggacgtggaactaaatgccatacctcatttctagtgaagttgttgagctcctcttgcatcgccaccacccaatccgaatcttgaagtgcttcctctaccctgtgtggctcaatagaggaaacaaaagagtaatgctcacaaaaatgtgcaacacgagatctagtggttacccccttatgaatgtcgcctaggatggtgtcgacggggt
This portion of the Zea mays cultivar B73 chromosome 2, Zm-B73-REFERENCE-NAM-5.0, whole genome shotgun sequence genome encodes:
- the LOC100382221 gene encoding uncharacterized protein LOC100382221 encodes the protein MCARSIALASLGLRVPASGSSPSSSAPIHAASPSLSSPSRDPRREASMWPRVLPLLLPRGAQPCRASLPWLFHSPALPHRRSPISMVARPPVLWPCRASWSSPRPAKLPCARPATPLSLAARVPLLAKAPARSLRSCFRGGRSSSSGARAPSPWCSASSPMARRAPLLSPPARAPYGVHLPGKSSLFPLPWRVSSSTSGRRLRARPQTVVRPILSPSRGS